A single Ammospiza caudacuta isolate bAmmCau1 chromosome 6, bAmmCau1.pri, whole genome shotgun sequence DNA region contains:
- the CCDC177 gene encoding coiled-coil domain-containing protein 177 — MVEPPAEPPPQPCPAPGGAAGGEPARPGEQSPLLHLDLYNFDCAAAEGSRYVLTSPRSLEACARCAVRPVELLPRALGDLLREAPGRSMRVAAGLYEAYERERRRKLQQCREERERIIREEKRRILGPLGSLPPSPAARVSSRAAAAAAGGPRTHGGGKARSSRGAKGKSHSLDSLQKRREGSWGKTSSESGASSSYSGESLRERGGKVCGRGRGVAAANGTLLGRSFSLGDLSHSPQTAQRVERIVREVKRKKGLSEVPERDKKIAALMIAKHQEANLLREQRQAAHLQWDSQRRLAEQRKEQEEKEKQRALLQGQRMWESQVEKRRGRLNQEQEEAALMKQKQLLVCEERWREQAEKQERLRRERLERAIKEDKQKKLHQELNLKAKEEVKKEHQEREEQLLQEKLSTAAQKRLKKEVQLQKEKRLFNQAEKLKHEALLKELAKQEAEEKEMLKASLKMSLTKAQENYEQLVEKRNQELREKARREDMQIQRAKLAAEKKEREQKEHLEALARETERKLQHAAQVAEEAVQEKARKVVLSRLEKEKVQKMNKQKVEQYEDLRRREILLSIERKLERSEQIFKEKKTVLENARSVARASFHVREKVREETNMRTFDKMAFEAELHAQLSKK, encoded by the coding sequence ATGGTGGAGCCGCCGGCCGAGCCTCCCCCGCAGCCCTGCCCGGCGCccgggggggcggcggggggagAGCCGGCCCGTCCTGGAGAGCAGTCGCCGCTGCTGCACCTGGACCTGTACAACTTCGACTGCGCGGCGGCGGAGGGCAGCCGGTACGTGCTGACCAGCCCGCGGTCGCTGGAGGCCTGCGCCCGCTGCGCCGTGCGGCCCGTGGAGCTGCTGCCGCGGGCGCTGGGGGACCTGCTAAGAGAGGCGCCCGGGCGCTCCATGCGGGTGGCCGCCGGCCTCTACGAGGCCTACGAGCGGGAGCGCCGCCgcaagctgcagcagtgccGGGAGGAGCGGGAGAGGATTATCCGGGAGGAGAAGAGGCGGATCCTCGGGCCCCTCGGCAGCCTGCCGCCTTCGCCCGCCGCCCGCGTCTCCTCCCGGGCTGCGGCCGCAGCTGCCGGCGGGCCCCGGACCCATGGCGGGGGGAAGGCCAGGTCATCGAGGGGTGCCAAGGGCAAGAGCCACTCCCTGGACTCCTTGCAGAAGCGCCGCGAGGGTAGCTGGGGCAAGACCTCCTCTGAGTCGGGCGCTTCGTCGTCCTACAGCGGGGAGAGCCTGCGGGAGCGCGGGGGCAAGGTGTGCGGCCGGGGTCGGGGGGTAGCCGCCGCCAATGGGACTCTGCTGGGGCGCAGCTTCAGCCTGGGCGACCTCAGCCACTCACCACAGACTGCCCAAAGAGTCGAGAGGATCGTCAGGGAGGTGAAGAGGAAGAAGGGTCTCTCAGAGGTGCCAGAGAGGGACAAGAAGATCGCGGCACTGATGATCGCCAAGCACCAGGAGGCCAACCTCCTGCGGGAGCAGCGGCAGGCGGCTCACCTGCAGTGGGACAGCCAGCGGCGCCTGGCTGAGCAGcggaaggagcaggaggagaaggagaagcaaAGGGCCCTCCTGCAGGGTCAGCGGATGTGGGAGAGCCAGGTGGAGAAGCGGCGAGGGAGACTGaaccaggagcaggaggaagctgCCCTGATGAAGCAGAAGCAGCTCCTGGTATGCGAGGAGAGGTGGCGGGAGCAAGCGGAGAAGCAGGAGCGGCTGcggagggagaggctggagagggcCATCAAGGAGGACAAGCAGAAAAAACTCCATCAAGAGCTCAACCTGAAGGCAAAGGAAGAGGTCAAGAAGGAGCACCAGGAGcgagaggagcagctcctgcaagaGAAGCTGTCCACAGCTGCACAGAAGAGGCTGAAAAAGGAGGtgcagctgcagaaggaaaagagacTGTTCAACCAAGCAGAGAAGCTGAAGCATGAGGCCTTGCTCAAGGAACTGGCCAAGCAGGaggcagaagagaaagaaatgctgAAGGCATCCCTGAAGATGAGTTTGACAAAGGCTCAGGAGAACTACGAGCAGCTTGTGGAGaagaggaaccaggagctgagggagaaGGCCAGGCGTGAGGACATGCAGATCCAGAGAGCTAAACTGGcagcagagaagaaggaaagagagcAGAAGGAGCACTTGGAAGCACTGGctagagagacagagagaaagcTCCAGCATGCTGCCCAGGTGGCTGAAGAGGCTGTCCAAGAAAAAGCCCGCAAAGTGGTCTTGAGCcgtctggaaaaggaaaaagtgcAGAAGATGAACAAGCAAAAGGTGGAACAGTATGAGGACTTACGGCGCAGGGAAATTCTCCTCTCAATAGAGAGGAAGCTGGAGAGAAGTGAGCAGATCTTCAAGGAGAAGAAGACAGTCTTAGAAAATGCCAGGTCTGTTGCTCGAGCATCCTTCCATGTCCGGGAGAAGGTGCGGGAGGAGACGAACATGCGCACCTTTGACAAGATGGCCTTCGAAGCAGAACTGCATGCTCAACTTAGTAAGAAGTGA